In a genomic window of Infirmifilum sp. NZ:
- a CDS encoding AAA family ATPase, which translates to MVVIKSIRAVNFRRLSIPDPLPLDRGFIIIRGPNEAGKSTLIEAVLFGIYGDHQAIGAIRGNPQRGYAEVVNHRSRRALVEVEFEVEGKRFRVARELERDGDSIRQVSAKLIEITGGGERLIATGVKAVNEEVQRIIRVSWREMLSTNIVAQKDLERIIEMNKGDREKIINLMMGLESYNKAMQRLDEERRDKERKREDLARTVAELEGKIRELEELRKKVAEWRDLLEKTRAEASKLLEKEKILKTARSYLEDLRKFMERRQELERKIEAVEREAKTIQDYLANSEKSLKDQENDLKSIGEQKPYLQRKVKDLDDEINQAQSTLEQHSKLLAEIKRYYDTREEILARIKQLAEQISEAELEVKRLELAREEVENIKRQKAALEQELSKVSTPVWSKVGVAVSLVSALLFLALSPLVSVVSILTGAVLALSGFQLKARRQHAIASQAMKLDSEIKAKEALTSRLDREKSRLEELTREKSSLEDKVRNLEASISEIASKSGLEELKSPSDVVDVVEGEVERLKAQVEELRQSKSKLEAEIMALEKREQELRRSIERTRSEIDSLRLRLSQLAEEKSKVEAELKSMSPPEPPEELLGQPNYIDGASRNPTLESVNDALRRVDEELSDVSQRRARQEETIKNLTERISEAEEKILHLDELKKNLETMRTELQKIEEDVKVAQKAIEAMREISRKRREAFAPSVENHMSNIISYFTGGRYRAVRLDPETYDIEVYDTEAGRWLRRDVYSGGTNDQFLLAMRIAFTLTLLPGAKGSYPRFLVLDEPLGSSDVERRERIMRYFSEELTRYFDQIFLITHVDVDEPPNSTVVHVEDGRIERVVRVSGSMEEI; encoded by the coding sequence GTGGTAGTCATCAAAAGTATCAGGGCGGTCAATTTCAGGAGGCTCAGCATACCCGACCCCTTACCCCTAGACAGGGGATTCATAATAATCAGGGGGCCCAACGAGGCAGGGAAATCCACGCTCATCGAAGCCGTACTCTTCGGGATCTACGGCGACCACCAGGCAATAGGCGCTATCAGGGGCAACCCTCAGAGAGGTTACGCGGAAGTCGTGAACCACAGGTCTCGCAGAGCGCTGGTCGAAGTTGAGTTCGAGGTTGAGGGAAAGAGGTTCAGGGTGGCTCGCGAGCTCGAAAGGGATGGGGACTCGATCAGGCAGGTGAGCGCCAAGCTGATCGAGATCACGGGTGGCGGAGAGAGGCTGATCGCAACGGGGGTTAAGGCAGTGAACGAGGAGGTCCAGCGCATTATCCGCGTCTCGTGGCGTGAGATGCTGTCGACGAACATCGTGGCGCAGAAGGACCTCGAGAGGATAATCGAGATGAACAAGGGTGACCGAGAGAAGATAATCAACCTGATGATGGGGCTTGAGAGCTACAACAAGGCCATGCAGCGGCTGGACGAGGAGAGGCGCGACAAGGAGAGGAAAAGGGAGGACCTCGCGAGGACCGTCGCAGAGCTTGAAGGGAAAATAAGGGAGCTAGAGGAGCTGAGGAAAAAAGTCGCTGAGTGGAGGGACCTATTGGAGAAGACTAGGGCTGAAGCTTCGAAGCTGCTGGAAAAAGAGAAAATCCTTAAAACCGCAAGGAGCTACCTAGAGGATCTTCGCAAATTTATGGAGCGCAGGCAAGAGCTAGAGAGGAAAATTGAAGCAGTCGAGAGAGAGGCGAAGACCATTCAGGACTACCTGGCGAACTCCGAGAAGAGCCTTAAGGACCAGGAGAACGACCTCAAATCCATAGGCGAACAGAAGCCCTATCTGCAAAGGAAGGTCAAGGATCTGGATGACGAGATCAATCAGGCTCAAAGCACGCTGGAGCAGCACTCGAAGCTACTGGCTGAGATCAAGAGGTACTACGATACGCGGGAGGAGATACTGGCGAGGATAAAGCAGCTCGCCGAGCAGATATCCGAGGCTGAGCTCGAGGTCAAGCGACTGGAGCTGGCCCGCGAAGAAGTCGAGAATATTAAAAGGCAGAAAGCGGCGCTGGAGCAGGAGCTGTCCAAGGTCAGCACTCCGGTCTGGTCCAAAGTAGGGGTAGCTGTATCCCTAGTATCCGCTCTGCTCTTCCTTGCGCTTAGCCCCCTGGTCTCTGTAGTTTCCATTCTAACCGGAGCTGTGCTTGCTCTAAGTGGTTTTCAGCTGAAGGCGAGAAGACAGCACGCAATAGCGTCTCAGGCGATGAAGCTTGACTCAGAGATAAAAGCCAAGGAGGCTCTGACATCCCGCCTAGATCGCGAGAAGAGCAGGTTGGAAGAGCTCACGAGGGAGAAGAGCAGTCTCGAGGACAAGGTTAGAAACCTGGAGGCTTCAATATCCGAAATTGCCTCGAAGTCTGGCCTAGAGGAGTTGAAATCACCATCAGACGTAGTTGACGTCGTCGAGGGAGAGGTTGAGCGCCTGAAGGCCCAGGTTGAGGAGCTAAGGCAAAGCAAGTCGAAGCTCGAAGCGGAGATAATGGCTCTGGAGAAGAGAGAGCAGGAGCTGAGAAGAAGCATTGAGAGGACGCGAAGCGAGATCGACTCGCTGAGGCTCAGGCTCAGCCAGCTCGCAGAGGAAAAGAGTAAGGTTGAGGCAGAGCTTAAAAGCATGTCGCCTCCAGAGCCACCTGAGGAGCTGTTAGGTCAGCCTAACTACATCGACGGTGCTTCTAGAAACCCAACCCTTGAATCCGTCAATGATGCTCTGAGGCGCGTCGACGAGGAGCTAAGCGACGTCAGCCAGAGGCGGGCAAGACAGGAAGAGACCATCAAGAACCTGACCGAGAGAATTAGTGAAGCCGAGGAGAAAATACTCCATCTGGACGAGCTAAAGAAGAACCTTGAAACCATGCGTACCGAGCTGCAGAAAATCGAGGAAGATGTGAAAGTCGCTCAGAAGGCTATTGAGGCCATGAGGGAGATCTCTAGGAAGAGGCGGGAGGCCTTCGCGCCGAGCGTTGAAAACCATATGAGCAATATTATCTCATACTTCACGGGCGGCAGGTACCGGGCTGTTCGGCTCGACCCGGAGACCTACGATATAGAAGTCTACGATACCGAGGCTGGAAGGTGGCTGAGGAGAGACGTGTACTCGGGCGGCACGAACGACCAGTTCCTCCTCGCCATGAGGATCGCTTTCACGCTAACCCTGCTCCCCGGGGCTAAGGGCTCCTACCCCCGTTTTCTGGTTCTCGACGAACCCCTCGGCTCCTCCGACGTTGAGAGAAGGGAGCGTATAATGAGGTACTTCAGCGAGGAGCTCACCAGGTACTTCGACCAGATCTTCCTCATAACCCACGTTGACGTAGACGAGCCCCCCAATTCAACTGTGGTTCACGTAGAGGACGGGAGGATAGAGCGCGTGGTAAGAGTAAGCGGTAGCATGGAGGAAATTTAA
- a CDS encoding metallophosphoesterase family protein translates to MIRIVHTADNHLDPKLGLMGPKAQERRLDFYKSFLRVIDFALSVKPHVLLITGDLFDSVNPRNPIRTRVLQALRRLSGEGVRIFAVGGNHDMPRSQEEGMSPLSELEAAGYVTFFSDTVEFGVEHLSVEGFDVAVAGISYDHTIEATENPLRYRNLRIPVEGDVNIAMLHYNFAGFKIPKSWSAPTIAPEDVPEGLHYLALGHIHAHSYTTVRNALVVYPGSTERRSFNEETDEKKGFVYVGLNPRSGASLSFEEVPTRRMKTVYVELEESVENPVARVVSSTPPPDPQMIIRIVVSGRIPLEKLSRYSRAEIMRRLEDRFFLVTIDDSDLKCVLKEVRVTLDATSPIESFRRYMEEAIKQSSGYEAEIVEKALSRGLEVLQEVGAW, encoded by the coding sequence ATGATAAGGATCGTGCATACGGCCGACAACCACCTTGATCCTAAGCTCGGCCTCATGGGTCCAAAGGCGCAGGAGAGGAGGCTCGACTTCTACAAGTCCTTCTTGCGGGTCATCGACTTCGCCCTGAGCGTGAAGCCTCACGTTCTCCTGATCACAGGCGACCTTTTCGACTCGGTTAACCCTAGAAACCCTATACGCACGCGGGTTCTGCAGGCCTTGAGGAGGCTTAGCGGCGAGGGCGTCAGGATTTTCGCGGTAGGGGGGAACCACGACATGCCGCGCTCGCAGGAGGAAGGCATGTCCCCCCTCAGCGAGCTCGAAGCCGCAGGCTACGTGACGTTCTTCTCGGATACCGTCGAGTTCGGAGTGGAGCACCTCAGCGTCGAGGGCTTCGACGTCGCCGTGGCGGGCATATCATACGATCACACGATCGAAGCAACGGAGAACCCCCTTCGCTACCGCAACCTCAGGATTCCTGTCGAGGGCGATGTCAACATAGCTATGCTGCACTACAACTTCGCGGGCTTTAAGATACCGAAAAGCTGGTCTGCCCCAACGATAGCACCCGAGGATGTACCCGAGGGGCTCCACTACCTGGCCCTCGGCCACATACACGCCCACTCCTACACAACAGTTAGAAACGCCCTCGTTGTCTACCCCGGGAGCACCGAAAGGAGGAGCTTCAACGAGGAGACCGACGAGAAGAAGGGCTTCGTCTACGTGGGGCTCAACCCGAGGTCGGGGGCGTCTCTGAGCTTCGAAGAGGTCCCCACGCGCAGAATGAAAACAGTCTACGTCGAGCTCGAAGAGAGCGTGGAGAACCCCGTCGCGCGTGTGGTCAGCTCGACCCCTCCGCCCGACCCGCAGATGATCATCCGGATCGTGGTTTCGGGTAGAATCCCCCTTGAGAAACTCTCGAGGTACAGTAGGGCGGAGATAATGAGGAGGCTTGAAGACCGCTTTTTCCTGGTCACGATCGACGACTCAGACCTGAAGTGCGTCCTTAAAGAGGTGCGCGTGACCCTCGACGCAACGTCTCCAATAGAATCCTTCAGGCGCTACATGGAGGAGGCCATAAAGCAGTCCTCGGGTTATGAGGCGGAGATCGTGGAGAAGGCCCTCAGCAGGGGGTTGGAGGTCCTGCAGGAGGTGGGAGCGTGGTAG
- a CDS encoding ATP-binding protein: MYTTLEPIGRIVEEATPESFVFVTTKEGHPQKFEYVVVKSKERFGGRLQEVSVLAQVVGVVSRSNAFTSKLDLATLERVYSAGVDDSNILCMARTLGFLAEENGRKVVLMPRRALFPGNPVYLAPDELVRDFFSYDPDEGLHIGSLVSRPSVPVYLSVNGFRRHVAVIAQTGAGKSYTVGVILEELLRLGGTAVVIDPHADYVFLSRTRDMRRHEFSSRIQIFRNPNSTGRYSPDQLDNVHELIFKLSELDGDEVAAIAGIPESWANVRSAVREAVRALREEKRTAYGVNDLLAKLDEMARSSEKKKREAASRAYNHLHSLVKLRVFGDRTTPLKDEILRPGHVSILDLSGLNDASQDYIVSRVLEGLFNLRATGQFPYPVFVVVEEAHRFVPSKAAKRRTMSAEIINTIAAEGRKFGVFLILVTQRPSKIDADTLSQCNSQIILRITNPLDQRAVAESSERLGEELMRDLPGLNVGEAVIVGELTRIPVIVKVRERMTREGGADIDLVEELRKTREDLNLTAPRLPPPVRGGFAEV, from the coding sequence GTGTACACTACCCTTGAACCGATCGGGAGGATCGTCGAGGAGGCTACACCGGAGAGCTTCGTGTTCGTCACGACCAAGGAGGGGCACCCGCAGAAGTTCGAGTACGTCGTAGTGAAGTCTAAGGAGAGGTTCGGAGGCCGGCTGCAGGAGGTCAGCGTTCTGGCTCAAGTAGTCGGAGTAGTGTCGAGGAGCAATGCCTTCACGTCGAAGCTGGACCTAGCGACGCTCGAGCGAGTGTACAGCGCAGGAGTGGATGACTCGAACATACTGTGCATGGCTAGAACGCTGGGCTTTCTAGCCGAGGAGAACGGCAGGAAAGTTGTGCTGATGCCGAGGCGCGCTCTATTCCCGGGCAACCCGGTTTACCTGGCGCCGGACGAGCTCGTGAGGGACTTCTTCTCGTATGACCCAGACGAAGGGTTGCACATCGGGAGTCTCGTCTCAAGGCCGTCCGTGCCCGTTTACCTGAGCGTCAACGGCTTCAGGCGGCACGTAGCGGTCATAGCTCAGACCGGCGCAGGAAAGTCGTACACGGTCGGCGTCATCCTCGAAGAACTCCTGAGGCTTGGGGGCACAGCGGTGGTGATCGACCCGCACGCGGACTACGTTTTCCTAAGTCGCACGAGGGACATGAGGAGGCACGAGTTTTCAAGCAGGATCCAGATCTTCAGGAACCCCAACAGCACGGGGAGGTACTCCCCGGATCAGCTGGACAACGTTCACGAGCTTATCTTCAAGCTCTCGGAACTGGACGGCGACGAGGTGGCGGCCATAGCGGGCATACCTGAGAGCTGGGCGAACGTGAGGAGCGCTGTAAGAGAGGCGGTGAGGGCCCTCAGGGAGGAGAAGAGAACCGCGTACGGGGTTAACGACCTCCTCGCAAAGCTCGACGAGATGGCGAGGTCCTCGGAGAAGAAGAAGAGGGAGGCAGCAAGCAGAGCGTACAACCACCTGCATAGCCTCGTCAAACTCCGCGTGTTCGGGGACAGAACGACGCCGCTGAAGGACGAGATTCTGAGACCCGGCCACGTCTCTATCCTCGACCTTTCAGGCTTGAACGACGCGAGCCAGGACTACATCGTAAGCAGGGTTCTGGAGGGGCTGTTTAACCTGAGGGCTACCGGCCAATTCCCGTACCCGGTATTCGTGGTGGTTGAGGAGGCGCACAGGTTTGTCCCCAGCAAGGCAGCGAAGAGGAGGACGATGTCCGCGGAGATCATTAACACGATCGCCGCCGAGGGGAGGAAGTTCGGCGTCTTCCTAATACTCGTGACGCAGAGGCCCAGCAAGATAGACGCCGACACACTCAGCCAGTGCAACAGCCAGATAATCCTGAGGATAACGAACCCGCTGGACCAGAGAGCTGTAGCGGAGTCGAGCGAGAGGCTGGGGGAGGAGCTCATGCGGGACCTGCCGGGGCTCAACGTCGGCGAGGCCGTGATCGTGGGTGAGCTCACCCGTATACCTGTGATCGTCAAAGTGCGCGAGAGGATGACTAGGGAGGGTGGAGCAGACATAGACCTAGTCGAGGAGCTACGTAAGACCCGCGAGGACCTGAACCTGACGGCGCCGAGGCTTCCTCCACCTGTCCGAGGGGGATTTGCGGAGGTGTGA
- a CDS encoding DNA double-strand break repair nuclease NurA → MPEFLDLLLDEVKRNREELAKVAGGSSTTAEWYRELVQRKWNRFPERDLESRGVYAVDSSSGTVELAGGGVLVVARSIALGIGGLQKRRLRLEAFYPKDLRDYEDYLRLLREHLEHEVALDALEMDPEFILVDGSLYGRMIHVLKEVEIQDREDFMFDYVEAYSDFLSAALRKGAVVVGVSKDSRSTLFKEEVLKEQVLRIAREHGLDTQEILKLWSGLRRRPREVVEEVRRKTSSGAYPAELYKFFEEARSPVPDSKILYHLNLGSGYTTPLLLKLSRVLAGQLDLVLDDGSVDHVERLSRVFQKTRDRIGSRFEGRARDLISRLRSYPPVAMFYVVFESGEDPVRVDVVARDISALSGANGLQGDAGRFMDDKPESLLRVIALLRGMYAGIRGYNVLLLEADRRVKISDSTLDTYRGVLMRELGLFFLLSRGERRVHYP, encoded by the coding sequence GTGCCTGAGTTTCTAGACCTGTTGCTTGATGAGGTTAAGCGCAACCGAGAAGAGCTGGCAAAGGTTGCGGGAGGCTCCAGCACCACAGCGGAGTGGTACAGGGAGCTTGTCCAGAGGAAGTGGAATCGCTTCCCCGAGCGAGACCTGGAGAGCCGGGGTGTTTACGCCGTCGATAGCAGTAGCGGCACGGTGGAGTTGGCTGGTGGAGGGGTTCTTGTCGTAGCGCGCTCGATAGCTCTCGGAATAGGAGGGTTGCAGAAGAGGCGCTTGCGCCTGGAGGCTTTCTACCCTAAGGATCTGAGAGACTACGAGGACTACTTGCGGCTCCTGCGCGAGCACCTTGAGCACGAGGTGGCGCTTGACGCCCTCGAGATGGATCCTGAGTTCATACTCGTGGACGGCTCGCTGTACGGCAGGATGATACACGTGCTGAAGGAGGTTGAAATACAGGATAGGGAGGATTTCATGTTCGACTACGTTGAAGCCTACAGCGATTTCCTCAGCGCTGCTCTCAGGAAGGGGGCGGTTGTCGTGGGCGTCAGCAAGGATTCGAGGTCGACTCTTTTCAAGGAAGAGGTTCTCAAGGAGCAGGTTTTGCGCATTGCCCGTGAGCACGGTCTTGACACTCAAGAGATCCTCAAACTGTGGTCTGGGCTTAGGCGGAGGCCCCGCGAGGTAGTAGAGGAGGTGAGAAGGAAGACCAGCTCCGGAGCGTATCCCGCAGAGCTCTACAAGTTTTTCGAGGAGGCCAGGTCTCCTGTCCCCGACTCGAAGATCCTGTACCACCTGAACCTGGGGAGTGGGTACACGACGCCCCTCCTCCTCAAGCTGTCGAGGGTCCTGGCAGGCCAGCTTGACCTCGTGCTCGACGACGGCTCGGTTGACCATGTGGAGAGGCTGTCGAGGGTCTTTCAGAAGACGCGTGACAGGATTGGCTCTAGGTTTGAGGGTAGGGCTAGGGACCTCATCTCGAGGCTTCGGAGCTACCCCCCTGTTGCCATGTTTTACGTAGTCTTCGAGAGCGGGGAGGACCCTGTGCGAGTGGATGTCGTGGCGAGAGACATTAGCGCGCTGAGCGGGGCTAACGGGCTTCAGGGGGATGCGGGTCGCTTCATGGATGATAAGCCTGAGAGCCTGCTGAGAGTTATCGCCCTGCTGAGGGGGATGTACGCGGGGATCAGGGGCTACAACGTTCTTCTGCTTGAAGCTGACCGGAGGGTTAAAATCTCAGACTCCACACTTGACACTTACCGTGGGGTTCTGATGCGGGAGCTCGGCTTGTTCTTCCTCTTGTCGAGGGGTGAGAGGCGTGTACACTACCCTTGA
- a CDS encoding peroxiredoxin → MAEGRIPLLGEKIPTMEVKTTHGVFKFPDDFKGKWVVLFSHPADFTPVCTTEFVAFQKRWDEFQKLNVQLIGLSIDQVFSHIKWVEWIREKLGVEIKFPIIADDTGEIAKKLGMIHPGKGTNTVRAVFIIDPNGVLRAMLYYPQELGRNMDEILRMIKGLQTADKYGVAIPANWPNNELVGDHVIIPPAADEKTAKERLEKAAKKEIECFDWWFCHKKI, encoded by the coding sequence ATGGCTGAAGGGAGGATACCGCTCCTAGGAGAAAAAATCCCAACGATGGAGGTGAAGACCACACACGGCGTCTTTAAATTCCCGGACGACTTCAAAGGAAAGTGGGTTGTCCTATTCTCGCACCCCGCCGACTTCACACCTGTCTGTACGACAGAGTTCGTGGCTTTCCAGAAGAGGTGGGATGAGTTCCAGAAGCTGAACGTCCAGCTCATCGGGCTGAGCATCGACCAGGTGTTCAGCCACATCAAGTGGGTGGAGTGGATCAGGGAGAAGCTTGGCGTCGAGATCAAGTTCCCCATAATTGCGGACGACACGGGTGAGATAGCGAAGAAGCTCGGGATGATCCACCCAGGCAAGGGCACGAACACGGTGCGCGCGGTCTTCATCATCGACCCTAACGGCGTCCTCAGGGCAATGCTCTACTACCCGCAGGAGCTCGGAAGGAACATGGACGAGATCCTGAGGATGATCAAGGGCCTCCAGACGGCTGACAAGTACGGAGTCGCTATACCCGCTAACTGGCCCAACAACGAGCTAGTAGGTGACCACGTTATCATACCGCCTGCGGCGGACGAGAAGACAGCGAAGGAGAGGCTCGAGAAGGCTGCTAAAAAGGAGATCGAGTGCTTCGACTGGTGGTTCTGTCACAAAAAGATTTAA
- a CDS encoding dolichol kinase, translated as MHPILSEILNAVLLLAWVLFVVIVIARVTYNYFAKRETHKVAIYYARKVIHILAGGLVALLIALYPLFETPLVPFVMGLLLAVFTYIPHKTGKLMYWFQDPDNIYEVDFCIMWAIFITLGWFAGKQLGYNSPFLFGALPLLFMAVGDGVTGIVRNALFKRRVKHWSGNLAMFIVSAAMALALNFGLSGVLSALAASLVERVEYLGGLRLDDNITVPIASFATLYVLQLMGIF; from the coding sequence ATGCATCCCATATTAAGTGAAATATTGAACGCGGTACTACTACTAGCGTGGGTTCTATTCGTGGTCATCGTCATAGCGCGTGTAACCTACAACTACTTCGCCAAGCGCGAAACCCACAAGGTCGCGATATACTATGCCAGGAAGGTCATACACATATTGGCCGGCGGCCTTGTGGCCCTCCTTATCGCCTTATACCCCCTCTTCGAGACCCCACTGGTGCCTTTCGTAATGGGGCTACTCCTAGCCGTTTTCACGTACATTCCCCACAAAACAGGTAAACTGATGTACTGGTTCCAGGACCCCGACAACATCTACGAGGTCGACTTCTGCATAATGTGGGCCATATTTATAACGCTCGGGTGGTTTGCGGGGAAGCAGCTCGGCTACAACAGCCCCTTCCTCTTCGGCGCTTTACCGCTCCTCTTCATGGCTGTAGGCGACGGGGTGACGGGCATCGTGAGGAACGCGCTCTTCAAAAGGAGGGTCAAGCACTGGAGCGGTAACCTGGCGATGTTCATAGTAAGCGCGGCGATGGCGCTAGCCCTAAACTTCGGCCTCTCAGGTGTTTTATCTGCGCTCGCCGCCAGCTTGGTGGAGCGAGTCGAGTACCTGGGTGGCTTAAGGCTGGATGATAACATTACGGTCCCGATTGCCTCGTTCGCGACACTCTACGTGCTACAGTTAATGGGAATTTTCTAA
- a CDS encoding L-threonylcarbamoyladenylate synthase, with product MVAETLILRINPLKPERDLVRVAAAILKEGGLVAFPTETVYGLGAVASRRDAVLRIFRVKGRPPDNPLILHLASPDWLPSVSREIPEVAYRLAERLWPGPLTLILHRSESVLDEVTAGLPKVAVRVPAHPVALSLIEEVGEPVAAPSANKSGRPSPTRAEHVLEDFKGEIEAVIDSGDTLHGVESTIVDVTQSPPVLLRPGALPVEDIERVAGVKLVIPPFARGLGEADRALAPGTRYRHYAPRAEMVVVELEDYSELSRLARVVREIALSKKASGLRVGVLCSDETASFYEGVGVVRSLGPRSNMFIVARNLFAALRDLDREGVDFIVAEGFEERGLGLTVMNRLRKAAGFKVIRG from the coding sequence TTGGTCGCTGAGACGCTGATCCTCAGGATAAACCCCCTTAAACCAGAGAGGGACCTCGTCAGGGTAGCTGCCGCTATCCTCAAGGAAGGAGGACTTGTGGCTTTCCCAACCGAGACCGTCTACGGCCTCGGGGCTGTCGCCAGCAGGCGGGATGCCGTGCTGAGGATCTTCAGGGTTAAAGGGAGGCCCCCGGACAACCCACTAATCCTGCACCTTGCCTCCCCCGACTGGCTACCCAGCGTGTCGCGAGAGATCCCGGAGGTGGCCTACAGGCTCGCTGAGAGGCTGTGGCCGGGGCCCCTCACGCTCATCCTCCACAGAAGCGAAAGCGTCCTAGACGAGGTCACAGCTGGTTTACCCAAGGTTGCCGTCCGCGTGCCCGCGCACCCCGTGGCCCTGTCACTCATTGAAGAAGTCGGCGAGCCGGTAGCGGCCCCAAGCGCCAACAAGTCCGGAAGGCCTTCCCCCACCCGCGCGGAGCACGTGCTTGAGGACTTCAAGGGCGAGATCGAGGCGGTCATAGACTCGGGGGACACTCTGCACGGCGTGGAGTCAACTATCGTCGACGTGACGCAGAGCCCCCCGGTCCTGCTACGTCCGGGAGCTCTGCCTGTAGAGGACATCGAGAGGGTAGCCGGTGTGAAGCTGGTTATCCCGCCTTTCGCCAGGGGTCTAGGCGAGGCAGACAGAGCTCTGGCTCCAGGAACCAGGTACCGCCACTACGCACCAAGGGCGGAAATGGTGGTTGTGGAGCTTGAAGACTACTCCGAGCTATCGAGGCTCGCCCGGGTAGTGAGGGAGATAGCTCTCAGCAAGAAGGCGAGCGGGCTGAGGGTCGGCGTGCTCTGCAGCGACGAGACGGCGAGCTTCTACGAAGGGGTGGGGGTTGTGAGAAGCCTCGGCCCGCGTAGCAACATGTTCATCGTCGCCAGGAACCTGTTCGCCGCGCTCAGGGATTTGGACCGCGAGGGTGTTGACTTCATCGTAGCCGAGGGCTTCGAGGAGAGGGGCCTCGGCCTCACCGTGATGAACAGGCTCAGGAAGGCCGCAGGGTTCAAAGTCATCAGAGGCTAA
- a CDS encoding phosphoribosyltransferase, producing MVGIFRDRVHAGRLLAEKLGGSVDPHASVVLGIPRGGVVTAWSVAKRLGAPLSVIVSRKLRAPYNPELGIGAVSEHDAVYVNWELVRELGVSDEYLKGEIERQKKRVHEYVARFRGGAPLELRGLTAVIVDDGVATGATVIAAAMAARNAGAARVVVATPVVAEDVVGLVARHCDEVVWVLRPAVLWAVGMYYEDFSEVSDNDVLRALRGSAVS from the coding sequence ATGGTTGGGATTTTCCGCGACCGGGTCCACGCGGGCAGGTTGCTCGCTGAAAAGCTGGGCGGCTCCGTAGACCCCCACGCGAGCGTCGTCCTCGGAATACCTAGGGGAGGCGTCGTCACCGCTTGGAGCGTGGCCAAGAGACTGGGCGCGCCGCTGAGCGTCATCGTCTCGCGCAAGCTGAGAGCGCCGTACAACCCTGAGCTCGGCATAGGGGCTGTGAGCGAGCACGACGCTGTCTACGTGAACTGGGAGCTCGTGCGGGAGCTGGGGGTGAGCGACGAGTACCTTAAGGGGGAGATAGAGCGGCAGAAGAAGAGAGTGCACGAGTACGTGGCGAGGTTCAGGGGCGGCGCCCCCCTGGAGCTGAGAGGTTTGACGGCGGTTATCGTGGATGACGGCGTCGCGACGGGTGCTACCGTCATCGCGGCGGCGATGGCCGCGAGAAACGCCGGTGCCGCTAGAGTGGTTGTCGCCACGCCTGTGGTCGCCGAGGATGTCGTGGGCCTGGTGGCGAGGCACTGCGACGAGGTTGTCTGGGTTTTGAGGCCCGCAGTGCTGTGGGCGGTGGGCATGTACTACGAGGACTTCAGCGAGGTGAGCGACAACGACGTCCTGCGTGCCCTTCGCGGCTCCGCTGTCAGTTGA
- a CDS encoding ABC transporter permease, with the protein MNSARLLAAVYAHTLTRLLKRRSEVIAAPTLSVILEFALLPYGLMLYGGALQFHVVVVTALVATSTLGAALAAAVLHVVELRLGFLDQILQVPLPRHIVLIARALAAVTAALPPAVLSVLLSRAYVSVTVTFIAVALTASILAGLSLVGLASLVGSLSKDISRASFAVSLASSALTLLSPVYFPLSVLPHWLAVLLLFNPLTPAIELTRSVALRGALDVTCAVALPVSSAVWLTAGTVALKRRIEEA; encoded by the coding sequence ATGAACTCCGCTCGCTTGCTCGCTGCTGTGTACGCTCACACGCTGACCAGGCTCCTGAAGCGTAGGAGCGAGGTTATAGCGGCGCCGACCCTCTCGGTGATCCTCGAGTTCGCGCTACTCCCTTACGGCCTGATGCTCTACGGCGGGGCACTGCAGTTCCACGTTGTTGTCGTCACAGCTCTCGTGGCGACCTCTACTCTGGGCGCGGCCCTCGCAGCCGCAGTTCTCCACGTGGTCGAGTTGCGCCTAGGCTTCCTCGACCAGATCCTCCAGGTTCCGCTTCCGCGCCACATCGTCCTAATCGCGAGGGCGTTAGCGGCGGTGACCGCGGCGCTTCCCCCCGCCGTTCTCTCCGTACTCCTGTCCCGGGCCTACGTCTCTGTGACAGTCACCTTTATCGCGGTCGCGCTCACGGCATCGATACTGGCCGGTTTGAGCCTCGTCGGACTCGCCTCCCTTGTTGGATCACTTTCGAAGGACATATCAAGGGCCTCCTTTGCGGTGTCCCTAGCCTCTTCGGCGCTCACGCTGCTCAGCCCCGTGTACTTCCCTCTCTCGGTCTTACCCCATTGGCTCGCCGTGCTTCTGCTTTTCAACCCTTTAACGCCCGCGATCGAGCTGACTCGCTCGGTGGCGCTAAGAGGCGCGCTGGACGTCACCTGTGCTGTGGCTCTGCCTGTGTCGAGCGCAGTGTGGCTCACCGCTGGCACCGTGGCCTTGAAGCGCAGGATAGAGGAAGCCTAG